A window from Triticum aestivum cultivar Chinese Spring chromosome 6D, IWGSC CS RefSeq v2.1, whole genome shotgun sequence encodes these proteins:
- the LOC123144382 gene encoding protein CLP1 homolog → MAATGAAAPAPAAVQPPRQFKLDPQSELRVEVLPDATLRVRLVSGTAEIFGTELPPEGWLTIPPRSKIAIFTWHGATVELDGVSESEYTSDETPMVIYVNTHAILDARRARARAAQGGDLEASQGPRVIVVGPTDSGKSTLCKMLLSWAAKLGWKPTYVDLDIGQGSITIPGCISATPIEKPIDIVDGIPLEMPLAYFYGHPNPSINPDVYKALMRELAQTLETQFSGNAESRAAGMVINTMGWVEGLGYELLLNAIDIFKANVVLVLGQEKLWKMLKDAVQSKPNIDVVKLHKSEGVVLRNSKYRQKTRSFRIKEYFYGIANDLAPHSNVVNFSDVSVFRIGSGHQAPRSALPIGAEPVADPTRLVAVNISTDMVHTVLAVSYAKEPDEIISSNVAGFIHVTDVDIQRKKLTYIAPCPGDLPSRLLIASSLTWYEQA, encoded by the exons ATGGCCGCCACCGGCgctgccgcgcccgcgcccgcggccGTGCAGCCGCCGCGGCAGTTCAAGCTCGACCCGCAGAGCGAGCTCCGCGTGGAGGTGCTCCCGGACGCGACCCTCCGCGTGCGCCTCGTCTCCGGCACGGCGGAGATCTTCGGCACCGAGCTCCCGCCCGAGGGCTGGCTCACCATCCCGCCCCGCTCCAAGATCGCC ATTTTCACGTGGCACGGCGCGACGGTGGAGCTGGACGGGGTCAGCGAGAGCGAGTACACGTCCGACGAG ACGCCGATGGTGATTTATGTCAACACGCATGCGATTCTCGATGCacggagggcgagggcgagggcagcgcaGGGAGGCGACTTGGAGGCCTCACAG GGACCTAGAGTGATTGTTGTGGGGCCAACTGATTCTGGAAAAAGCACTCTGTGCAAAATGCTCCTTAGCTGGGCTGCCAAACTGGGATGGAAGCCTACATATGTGGATTTAGATATTGGCCAGGGTTCCATAACCATACCTGGATGTATTTCTGCTACACCAATAGAGAAACCCATAGATATAGTTGATGGGATTCCTTTGGAGATGCCGCTTGCATACTTTTATGGCCATCCAAATCCAAG TATTAATCCAGATGTTTACAAAGCGCTCATGAGAGAGCTAGCTCAAACATTAGAGACACAGTTCTCTGGGAATGCTGAATCTAGGGCGGCCGGTATGGTTATTAACACAATGGGGTGGGTTGAAGGCCTTGGCTATGAG TTACTTCTTAATGCAATTGACATCTTCAAGGCTAATGTAGTGCTGGTATTGGGACAG GAGAAGCTCTGGAAGATGTTAAAAGATGCAGTACAAAGTAAGCCCAATATCGATGTCGTAAAACTTCATAAATCTGAGGGTGTTGTCCTAAGGAATTCAAAATATCGTCAAAAGACTAGGAGCTTTCGTATCAAG GAGTACTTTTATGGGATTGCAAACGATCTGGCACCACATTCAAATGTAGTCAACTTtagtgatgtttctgttttcagaatTGGTAGTGGACATCAAGCTCCACGGTCAGCTTTACCAATTGGTGCAGAGCCTGTGGCAGATCCCACTCGGCTTGTTGCTGTCAACATCAGCACTGATATGGTCCACACAGTGCTTGCTGTTTCTTATGCGAAGGAACCTGATGAAATAATTTCGAG CAACGTTGCCGGATTCATCCATGTCACAGATGTTGACATCCAAAG GAAGAAGCTGACGTACATCGCGCCTTGCCCAGGAGACCTGCCAAGCAGGCTGTTAATCGCGAGCTCCCTGACATGGTACGAGCAGGCTTGA